A genomic segment from Fundulus heteroclitus isolate FHET01 chromosome 6, MU-UCD_Fhet_4.1, whole genome shotgun sequence encodes:
- the LOC105925285 gene encoding classical arabinogalactan protein 9: MRFEINLVCCVLVFGGSPQTGGQSHALPPAFTSAPSPAPAETPQPPEVTEPNMNEFPEQTQYPAGNNETSTALTATAATQRTVGSGTSADSGHYPISSSTKATPQCTTAPAVTTPSLSAAADNLSPTPTAVTSTPQQSTVHSHLPASEALSTFSSRTVAAVPAAASTSLTSTVQPPSAVTAHTAVLAQTLASGWAPVGPTHQEFPSELNIGDNDLKGSRQVSPLDPLLAGLLSVFIVSTAVVFTVLFIKFRQRVNRPEFHRLQDLPMDDLMEDTPLSRYAH, translated from the exons ATGAGATTTGAGATTAACTTGGTTTGCTGCGTGCTGGTGTTTGGCGGCTCACCGCAGACTGGAG GTCAGAGCCATGCTTTGCCTCCTGCTTTTACCTCGGCCCCATCCCCTGCTCCTGCTGAGACCCCCCAACCTCCTGAGGTGACAGAGCCCAATATGAATGAGTTTCCAGAGCAGACACAATATCCTGCAGGCAACAATGAAACCTCAACTGCTCTCACGGCCACCGCGGCAACACAAAGAACGGTTGGATCAGGGACATCGGCAGATTCAGGACACTACCCCATCTCAAGTTCCACTAAAGCTACACCTCAGTGCACCACAGCACCCGCTGTCACAACTCCATCTCTCTCAG CCGCTGCAGACAACCTCTCACCCACACCGACAGCCGTGACCTCCACCCCTCAGCAATCTACCGTCCACAGCCATCTCCCAGCCAGCGAGGCTCTCTCCACCTTTTCATCTCGCACAGTTGCCGCTGTGCCGGCGGCAGCCTCCACGTCCCTCACCTCTACCGTACAGCCACCGTCTGCAGTCACCGCGCACACAGCAGTGCTCGCTCAAACCTTGGCGTCCGGTTGGGCCCCCGTGGGCCCCACACACCAGGAGTTTCCATCTGAGCTGAACATCGGCGATAACG ACTTGAAGGGGTCCCGCCAAGTCTCTCCTCtggaccctctgctggctggtctCTTGTCAGTGTTCATCGTTTCCACGGCTGTCGTCTTCACCGTTTTGTTCATCAAGTTCCGCCAGAGGGTGAACCGCCCCGAGTTCCATCGGCTGCAGGACCTTCCCATG
- the LOC105925281 gene encoding importin-13 isoform X2, with translation MESAATAGQSPVELEFTQENVETALYQLYFDPDMERKNVAQKWLTQAQASAQAWQFCWALLNPEKIPEIQFFGASTLHIKICRHWGDLPAEHHEDLRTQLLSHILRFSSGPKMVLTRLCVALASMALNLIPQAWSKPVADMVRAFQPQKADSEGDPGAKASQDPHAHCLALLELLTVLPEEFQSGRLAQARRTQLREALVGEWAVVCAMLRQLLQSQDSSVKVKEKVLRCFSSWVGLDVPLGESQELVQDCFTALSDPGLFDTAVETIVTAVSQPDCQRFISVLLSLMPLVLGLYDQLKTAAQDGDMETTHGICRIAVALGETHSRVLLEQLDHWQEYMALVNMILFCTGIPGHYPVNETTSSLTLTFWYTLQDDILSFEEEKQGGYLQVYKPVYFQLVDVLLLKSHYPSQEEYASWSSDDKEQFRIYRVDISDTLMYVYEMLGAELLSNLYDRLARLLMDPQQSAVWQDTEALLFGFQSIAETIDVNYSDVIPGLIGLIPRINIGNVMLADTVMYTIGSLAEWLADHPVMLAGILPMVLRGLVKAELSVSSISTLKRICRECRHDLAPYAQDILTVSQDVLLKEIHESSQCMWLMQALGFLLSALPPEEILGRLHSLITPHIQQLDSLARQEMVHIFAGEEQHIPDIRSLVEVLTLTTLAIFQQGPREHPDVAESFMCLHAQILKRSPDLHPSAQSDVKALFYSGILSIKFPETPTAKAACLFFTEFLSRCKDMPSLSDVLQSDGKTLTETVLQAVGGGSSRSLMEHFSEVLLSLNRQCPALLSQWLTETLQTPGFPSAHVTAEQKHAFSQQILREQTNKRRVKETVKEFSLLCRGLQGSGYSEC, from the exons ATGGAGTCCGCAGCCACGGCGGGGCAGAGCCCGGTGGAGTTGGAGTTTACGCAGGAGAACGTAGAGACG GCTCTCTACCAGCTGTACTTCGATCCAGACATGGAGCGTAAGAATGTGGCTCAGAAGTGGTTGACCCAAGCCCAAGCCTCTGCACAGGCATGGCAGTTCTGCTGGGCCCTGCTCAACCCTGAAAAG ATCCCAGAGATTCAGTTTTTCGGTGCCAGCACGCTCCACATCAAGATCTGCCGTCACTGGGGCGACCTGCCTGCGGAGCACCACGAGGACCTCAGAACACAGCTTCTTTCTCATATCTTACGCTTCTCCTCTGGCCCAAAAATGGTGCTAACTCGGCTGTGCGTAGCGCTGGCCTCCATGGCTCTGAACCTGATCCCCCAGGCCTGGTCCAAGCCAGTGGCAGACATGGTGAGGGCATTCCAACCTCAGAAAGCAGACTCTGAAGGTGATCCTGGTGCCAAGGCCTCTCAGGACCCCCATGCACATTGCCTTGCCCTCCTGGAGCTCCTCACTGTACTTCCAGAGGAGTTCCAGAGTGGCCGTTTGGCCCAAGCCCGTCGCACCCAGCTGAGGGAGGCTCTGGTCGGGGAGTGGGCTGTGGTGTGCGCCATGCTCCGGCAGCTCCTACAAAGCCAGGACTCGTCTGTTAAGGTGAAGGAGAAAGTTCTCCGCTGCTTCTCTAGCTGGGTGGGGCTAGACGTGCCACTGGGGGAGAGCCAGGAACTGGTCCAGGACTGTTTCACAGCGCTGTCCGACCCGGGGCTGTTCGACACCGCGGTGGAGACCATAGTCACCGCCGTCTCACAGCCGGATTGCCAGAG GTTCATCAGTGTCCTTCTGAGTCTGATGCCTCTGGTGCTGGGCCTTTATGACCAGCTGAAGACAGCAGCTCAGGACGGGGACATGGAGACCACCCATGGCATCTGTCGCATAGCTGTTGCTCTGGGGGAAACGCACTCCAG GGTTTTGCTGGAACAACTGGACCACTGGCAGGAGTACATGGCTCTGGTGAACATGATTCTGTTCTGCACGGGGATCCCTGGACACTACCCAGTTAACGAGACCACGAGCTCCCTGACTCTCACCTTCTGGTACACACTGCAG GACGACATTTTATCGTTTGAGGAAGAAAAGCAGGGGGGTTACCTGCAGGTCTACAAGCCAGTTTACTTCCAGCTGGTCGACGTGTTGCTGCTCAAATCCCACTATCCCTCCCAGGAGGAATACGCCTCCTGGTCCTCTGATGACAAAGAGCAGTTTCGAATTTACAG GGTGGACATCTCAGACACGCTGATGTATGTCTATGAGATGCTGGGAGCGGAGCTGCTCAGTAACCTCTACGACAGGCTGGCCAGGCTGCTCATGGACCCGCAGCAGTCAGCAGTATGGCAG GACACTGAAGCATTGCTGTTCGGCTTCCAGTCCATAGCCGAGACCATCGACGTGAACTACTCTGACGTTATTCCTGGTCTCATTGGTCTGATCCCAAGAATCAACATTGGCAACGTGATGctggctgacacagtcatgtaCACCATAG GGTCACTGGCTGAGTGGTTGGCGGACCATCCTGTGATGCTGGCTGGCATATTACCCATGGTGCTGCGGGGCCTGGTGAAGGCAGAGCTGTCTGTGTCCAGTATCTCCACACTCAAGCGGATCTGCAGAGAGTGTCGACATGACCTCGCCCCCTACGCTCAGGACATCCTCACCGTCTCTCAG GATGTGCTGCTCAAAGAAATCCACGAG aGCAGCCAGTGCATGTGGCTGATGCAGGCCTTGGGTTTCCTGCTGTCGGCCCTGCCGCCTGAGGAGATCTTAGGCAGGCTGCACTCACTCATCACCCCTCACATCCAGCAGCTGGACTCACTGGCTCGACAGGAG ATGGTGCATATCTTTGCTGGAGAGGAGCAACACATCCCTGACATCAGAAGCCTTGTGGAAGTGCTGACCTTAACAACGCTGGCCATATTCCAACAAG GTCCAAGGGAGCATCCTGACGTCGCAGAGTCATTCATGTGCCTTCATGCTCAG ATCCTTAAAAGGAGTCCAGATTTGCATCCGTCAGCCCAGTCAGATGTCAAGGCTCTGTTTTACTCAG GGATCCTGTCCATCAAGTTCCCAGAGACGCCTACTGCTAAAGCTGCCTGCCTATTCTTT ACAGAGTTTCTGAGCCGCTGCAAAGACATGCCATCCCTCAGTGACGTGCTGCAGAGCGATGGGAAGACCCTGACAGAGACAGTGCTACAA GCTGTTGGAGGGGGATCTTCCCGCAGCCTGATGGAGCActtctctgaggttctgctcagtCTGAACCGACAGTGCCCGGCCCTGCTGTCTCAGTGGCTGACAGAGACCCTGCAGACCCCTGGCTTCCCTTCGGCGCATGTGACTGCAGAGCAGAAGCACGCGTTCTCCCAGCAGATCCTAAG GGAGCAAACGAACAAACGGCGCGTTAAGGAGACCGTGAAGGAGTTCTCTCTGCTCTGCAGGGGTCTGCAGGGGTCCGGGTACTCCGAGTGCTAG
- the fzr1b gene encoding fizzy-related protein homolog — MDQEYERRLLRQINHQNLPAESRVTKSLGAACSPVSVKCGDRFIPTRAGSNWSINFHYANENCRSPAQNHKAKDASSDSSKDAVAYAALLRNELLGAGIETVAEPHTDDRRHEVLAQDSYSLFRYTVHTKRVPCDRGNEVSPFSLSPLSNKSHKLLRSPRKPARKISKIPFKVLDAPELQDDFYLNLVDWSAGNLLSVGLGACVYLWSACTSQVTRLCDLSVDGDSVTSVCWNERGSLVAVGTHKGYVQIWDAAGGRKLTCLEGHSARVGALAWNGEQLSSGSRDRVILQRDVRTPPSAERRLQGHRQEVCGLKWSPDHQHLASGGNDNKLLVWNSSSLVPVQQYSDHLAAVKAIAWSPHQHGLLASGGGTADRCLRFWNTLTGQALQSTDTGSQVCNLAWSKHANELVSTHGYSQNQILVWKYPSLTQVAKLTGHSYRVLYLAVSPDGEAIVTGAGDETLRFWNVFSKTRCTKESKSVLNLFTRIR, encoded by the exons ATGGACCAAGAGTACGAGAGACGGCTGCTAAGGCAGATCAACCACCAGAACCTGCCGGCTGAGAGCCGCGTGACCAAG AGCCTCGGCGCCGCCTGCAGCCCCGTCAGTGTAAAGTGCGGGGACCGCTTCATTCCCACCCGCGCTGGAAGCAACTGGAGCATCAACTTCCACTATGCCAAC GAGAACTGCCGCTCTCCCGCTCAGAACCACAAAGCAAAGGACGCCAGCTCAGACTCGAGCAAAG ATGCCGTGGCGTATGCCGCGCTGCTGAGGAACGAGCTGCTGGGTGCTGGGATAGAGACCGTGGCAGAGCCTCACACAGACGACCGGCGGCATGAAGTCCTCGCTCAAGACTCCTACAGCCTTTTTAGG TACACCGTCCACACGAAGAGAGTGCCTTGTGATCGCGGCAACGAAGTCTCCCCCTTCTCCCTTTCTCCACTCAGCAACAAGAG TCACAAGCTGCTCCGTTCGCCCCGCAAGCCGGCGCGAAAGATCTCCAAGATCCCCTTCAAAGTGCTGGATGCTCCGGAGCTGCAGGACGACTTCTACCTCAATCTGGTGGACTGGTCGGCGGGAAACCTGCTGAGCGTGGGGCTGGGTGCCTGCGTCTACCTGTGGAGCGCGTGCACCAGCCAG GTGACGAGGTTATGTGACCTTTCAGTGGACGGGGACTCCGTCACGTCCGTTTGTTGGAACGAGAGG GGGAGCCTGGTGGCCGTGGGAACCCACAAGGGCTACGTTCAGATCTGGGACGCCGCCGGAGGAAGGAAGCTGACCTGTCTGGAGGGCCACTCGGCCCGAGTAG GTGCCCTGGCGTGGAACGGGGAGCAGCTGTCGTCAGGGAGTCGGGACAGAGTGATCCTGCAGCGGGACGTCCGAACACCGCCCTCTGCtgagagaaggctgcaaggtCACAGGCAGGAAGTGTGCGGCCTCAAGTGGTCTCCGGACCACCAGCACCTTGCTTCTGGAGGCAACGACAACAAG CTGCTGGTGTGGAACAGCTCCAGCCTCGTCCCCGTGCAGCAGTACAGCGACCACCTGGCGGCGGTGAAGGCCATCGCCTGGTCCCCTCACCAACACGGCCTCCTGGCCTCAGGCGGCGGCACCGCCGACCGCTGCTTGCGCTTCTGGAACACCCTGACGGGTCAGGCGCTACAGAGCACAGACACCGGCTCCCAGGTCTGCAACCTGGCCTGGTCCAAACATGCCAACGAGCTG gtAAGCACTCACGGCTACTCTCAAAACCAGATTCTGGTGTGGAAGTATCCGTCTCTAACACAGGTGGCCAAGCTGACCGGACACTCCTACAGAGTCCTCTATCTG GCTGTGTCCCCGGACGGAGAGGCCATCGTCACGGGAGCCGGAGATGAGACGCTTCGCTTCTGGAACGTCTTCAGTAAGACGCGATGCACTAAG GAATCAAAGTCTGTGCTGAACCTTTTCACCAGGATACGATAG
- the LOC105925281 gene encoding importin-13 isoform X1 gives MESAATAGQSPVELEFTQENVETALYQLYFDPDMERKNVAQKWLTQAQASAQAWQFCWALLNPEKIPEIQFFGASTLHIKICRHWGDLPAEHHEDLRTQLLSHILRFSSGPKMVLTRLCVALASMALNLIPQAWSKPVADMVRAFQPQKADSEGDPGAKASQDPHAHCLALLELLTVLPEEFQSGRLAQARRTQLREALVGEWAVVCAMLRQLLQSQDSSVKVKEKVLRCFSSWVGLDVPLGESQELVQDCFTALSDPGLFDTAVETIVTAVSQPDCQRFISVLLSLMPLVLGLYDQLKTAAQDGDMETTHGICRIAVALGETHSRVLLEQLDHWQEYMALVNMILFCTGIPGHYPVNETTSSLTLTFWYTLQDDILSFEEEKQGGYLQVYKPVYFQLVDVLLLKSHYPSQEEYASWSSDDKEQFRIYRVDISDTLMYVYEMLGAELLSNLYDRLARLLMDPQQSAVWQDTEALLFGFQSIAETIDVNYSDVIPGLIGLIPRINIGNVMLADTVMYTIGSLAEWLADHPVMLAGILPMVLRGLVKAELSVSSISTLKRICRECRHDLAPYAQDILTVSQDVLLKEIHESSQCMWLMQALGFLLSALPPEEILGRLHSLITPHIQQLDSLARQEPNPANKQSIVYSLGLLSSLFTTLDVNRSADGLEEEDVSPRRTPSQSVQNPVVVVLQQVFPLIQTIISKWLHDSEVVEAVCGVFDKSVRTLLHDFGPMVPQLSEMLGQIYSTYPQAPALDLTRQMVHIFAGEEQHIPDIRSLVEVLTLTTLAIFQQGPREHPDVAESFMCLHAQILKRSPDLHPSAQSDVKALFYSGILSIKFPETPTAKAACLFFTEFLSRCKDMPSLSDVLQSDGKTLTETVLQAVGGGSSRSLMEHFSEVLLSLNRQCPALLSQWLTETLQTPGFPSAHVTAEQKHAFSQQILREQTNKRRVKETVKEFSLLCRGLQGSGYSEC, from the exons ATGGAGTCCGCAGCCACGGCGGGGCAGAGCCCGGTGGAGTTGGAGTTTACGCAGGAGAACGTAGAGACG GCTCTCTACCAGCTGTACTTCGATCCAGACATGGAGCGTAAGAATGTGGCTCAGAAGTGGTTGACCCAAGCCCAAGCCTCTGCACAGGCATGGCAGTTCTGCTGGGCCCTGCTCAACCCTGAAAAG ATCCCAGAGATTCAGTTTTTCGGTGCCAGCACGCTCCACATCAAGATCTGCCGTCACTGGGGCGACCTGCCTGCGGAGCACCACGAGGACCTCAGAACACAGCTTCTTTCTCATATCTTACGCTTCTCCTCTGGCCCAAAAATGGTGCTAACTCGGCTGTGCGTAGCGCTGGCCTCCATGGCTCTGAACCTGATCCCCCAGGCCTGGTCCAAGCCAGTGGCAGACATGGTGAGGGCATTCCAACCTCAGAAAGCAGACTCTGAAGGTGATCCTGGTGCCAAGGCCTCTCAGGACCCCCATGCACATTGCCTTGCCCTCCTGGAGCTCCTCACTGTACTTCCAGAGGAGTTCCAGAGTGGCCGTTTGGCCCAAGCCCGTCGCACCCAGCTGAGGGAGGCTCTGGTCGGGGAGTGGGCTGTGGTGTGCGCCATGCTCCGGCAGCTCCTACAAAGCCAGGACTCGTCTGTTAAGGTGAAGGAGAAAGTTCTCCGCTGCTTCTCTAGCTGGGTGGGGCTAGACGTGCCACTGGGGGAGAGCCAGGAACTGGTCCAGGACTGTTTCACAGCGCTGTCCGACCCGGGGCTGTTCGACACCGCGGTGGAGACCATAGTCACCGCCGTCTCACAGCCGGATTGCCAGAG GTTCATCAGTGTCCTTCTGAGTCTGATGCCTCTGGTGCTGGGCCTTTATGACCAGCTGAAGACAGCAGCTCAGGACGGGGACATGGAGACCACCCATGGCATCTGTCGCATAGCTGTTGCTCTGGGGGAAACGCACTCCAG GGTTTTGCTGGAACAACTGGACCACTGGCAGGAGTACATGGCTCTGGTGAACATGATTCTGTTCTGCACGGGGATCCCTGGACACTACCCAGTTAACGAGACCACGAGCTCCCTGACTCTCACCTTCTGGTACACACTGCAG GACGACATTTTATCGTTTGAGGAAGAAAAGCAGGGGGGTTACCTGCAGGTCTACAAGCCAGTTTACTTCCAGCTGGTCGACGTGTTGCTGCTCAAATCCCACTATCCCTCCCAGGAGGAATACGCCTCCTGGTCCTCTGATGACAAAGAGCAGTTTCGAATTTACAG GGTGGACATCTCAGACACGCTGATGTATGTCTATGAGATGCTGGGAGCGGAGCTGCTCAGTAACCTCTACGACAGGCTGGCCAGGCTGCTCATGGACCCGCAGCAGTCAGCAGTATGGCAG GACACTGAAGCATTGCTGTTCGGCTTCCAGTCCATAGCCGAGACCATCGACGTGAACTACTCTGACGTTATTCCTGGTCTCATTGGTCTGATCCCAAGAATCAACATTGGCAACGTGATGctggctgacacagtcatgtaCACCATAG GGTCACTGGCTGAGTGGTTGGCGGACCATCCTGTGATGCTGGCTGGCATATTACCCATGGTGCTGCGGGGCCTGGTGAAGGCAGAGCTGTCTGTGTCCAGTATCTCCACACTCAAGCGGATCTGCAGAGAGTGTCGACATGACCTCGCCCCCTACGCTCAGGACATCCTCACCGTCTCTCAG GATGTGCTGCTCAAAGAAATCCACGAG aGCAGCCAGTGCATGTGGCTGATGCAGGCCTTGGGTTTCCTGCTGTCGGCCCTGCCGCCTGAGGAGATCTTAGGCAGGCTGCACTCACTCATCACCCCTCACATCCAGCAGCTGGACTCACTGGCTCGACAGGAG CCCAATCCTGCAAATAAACAGAGCATAGTGTACAGCTTGGGCTTGCTGTCCAGCCTCTTTACCACCCTGGATGtcaacaggtctgcagatggCTTAGAGGAAGAAGACGTCAGCCCCAGACGCACGCCCTCACAGAGCGTTCAAAACCCA GTCGTAGTTGTGCTGCAGCAAGTGTTCCCTTTAATCCAGACCATCATTAGTAAATGGCTTCATGACTCTGAAGTAGTAGAG GCAGTGTGCGGGGTCTTTGATAAATCCGTGCGGACCCTCCTGCATGATTTCGGCCCCATGGTGCCTCAGCTGAGCGAGATGCTGGGGCAGATCTACAGCACTTACCCACAAGCCCCTGCTCTGGACCTGACCCGTCAA ATGGTGCATATCTTTGCTGGAGAGGAGCAACACATCCCTGACATCAGAAGCCTTGTGGAAGTGCTGACCTTAACAACGCTGGCCATATTCCAACAAG GTCCAAGGGAGCATCCTGACGTCGCAGAGTCATTCATGTGCCTTCATGCTCAG ATCCTTAAAAGGAGTCCAGATTTGCATCCGTCAGCCCAGTCAGATGTCAAGGCTCTGTTTTACTCAG GGATCCTGTCCATCAAGTTCCCAGAGACGCCTACTGCTAAAGCTGCCTGCCTATTCTTT ACAGAGTTTCTGAGCCGCTGCAAAGACATGCCATCCCTCAGTGACGTGCTGCAGAGCGATGGGAAGACCCTGACAGAGACAGTGCTACAA GCTGTTGGAGGGGGATCTTCCCGCAGCCTGATGGAGCActtctctgaggttctgctcagtCTGAACCGACAGTGCCCGGCCCTGCTGTCTCAGTGGCTGACAGAGACCCTGCAGACCCCTGGCTTCCCTTCGGCGCATGTGACTGCAGAGCAGAAGCACGCGTTCTCCCAGCAGATCCTAAG GGAGCAAACGAACAAACGGCGCGTTAAGGAGACCGTGAAGGAGTTCTCTCTGCTCTGCAGGGGTCTGCAGGGGTCCGGGTACTCCGAGTGCTAG